The following coding sequences are from one Microbacterium wangchenii window:
- a CDS encoding MFS transporter — protein MTEPVATTRRPDEAQFTPGPRTVRAFGHVLANTAVANVTSSYLWWALTFWAYLETRSVLATAIIGGSYMLLVAALGVVFGVIVDRLKKKAVMVLSSLVTLTTYLLAGALYLSFPESVLVNWGGPWFWVFAGVILVGGVVENMRNIALSTTVTLLVPADRRDRANGLVGAVQGIAFMVTSVFSGLSIGLLGMGWTVVIAIVATGAALIHLLFVPIPERGVAHVEGEAAKSIGFRGVIPAVVAVPGLLALILFSTFNNLVGGVFMALMDPYGLTLFSVEMWGIVLGVTSIGFILGGGLVAKFGLGKNPVRTLLLVNVGIALLGMTFAIREWWWLYALGVLVFMCLMPIAEAAEQTIVQRVVPFEKQGRVFGFAASMESAAAPVSSFLVGPLAQFWLIPFMNSQPGRDSFGWLLGPGEARGIALAFVGASLVLLVVVLLAFVSPPYRRLSAAYEAAPLAADADADQPPSGLRPDPAVHAGASIHAASAGGATEPA, from the coding sequence ATGACCGAACCCGTCGCCACGACGAGACGACCCGACGAAGCGCAATTCACCCCCGGGCCGCGGACGGTGCGCGCGTTCGGGCACGTGCTCGCCAACACCGCGGTGGCCAACGTCACCTCCAGCTATCTGTGGTGGGCCCTGACCTTCTGGGCGTACCTGGAGACCCGCTCGGTGCTGGCGACCGCGATCATCGGCGGCTCGTACATGCTCCTGGTCGCCGCCCTCGGCGTCGTGTTCGGGGTGATCGTCGACCGGCTGAAGAAGAAGGCCGTCATGGTCCTCTCCAGCCTCGTGACGCTCACGACCTACCTCCTCGCCGGCGCGCTGTATCTGTCGTTCCCCGAGAGCGTGCTGGTGAATTGGGGCGGGCCGTGGTTCTGGGTGTTCGCGGGCGTGATCCTGGTGGGTGGCGTCGTGGAGAACATGCGCAACATCGCTCTGTCCACGACCGTGACACTGCTCGTGCCCGCCGATCGCCGCGATCGGGCCAACGGCCTGGTGGGCGCGGTGCAGGGCATCGCGTTCATGGTGACGAGCGTCTTCTCCGGCCTGTCCATCGGCCTCCTCGGGATGGGGTGGACCGTCGTCATCGCGATCGTGGCCACCGGTGCCGCTCTCATCCATCTGCTGTTCGTCCCGATCCCCGAGCGCGGCGTGGCACACGTCGAGGGCGAAGCGGCGAAGAGCATCGGCTTCCGCGGGGTCATCCCTGCCGTCGTGGCCGTCCCCGGCCTCCTCGCCCTCATCCTGTTCTCGACGTTCAACAACCTCGTCGGCGGGGTGTTCATGGCCCTCATGGACCCGTACGGACTCACGCTGTTCTCCGTCGAGATGTGGGGCATCGTGCTGGGTGTCACCAGCATCGGATTCATCCTCGGGGGCGGCCTGGTGGCGAAGTTCGGCCTCGGGAAGAACCCCGTGCGCACCCTGCTGCTCGTGAACGTGGGGATCGCTCTGCTGGGGATGACCTTCGCGATCCGCGAGTGGTGGTGGCTGTACGCACTCGGCGTGCTCGTGTTCATGTGCCTCATGCCGATCGCCGAGGCGGCGGAGCAGACGATCGTGCAGCGCGTGGTGCCCTTCGAGAAGCAGGGGCGGGTCTTCGGGTTCGCCGCGAGCATGGAATCGGCCGCGGCGCCGGTGTCGTCGTTCCTCGTCGGACCCCTCGCGCAGTTCTGGCTCATCCCGTTCATGAACTCCCAGCCGGGGCGTGACTCGTTCGGGTGGCTCCTGGGCCCGGGCGAGGCGCGCGGCATCGCGCTCGCCTTCGTCGGAGCGAGCCTGGTCCTCCTGGTGGTCGTGCTCCTCGCGTTCGTCTCGCCTCCCTACCGCCGGCTGTCCGCGGCGTACGAGGCGGCTCCGCTCGCCGCCGACGCGGACGCGGACCAGCCACCGTCCGGACTCCGGCCGGATCCGGCAGTGCACGCCGGGGCGAGTATCCACGCCGCGTCGGCGGGAGGAGCGACCGAGCCGGCGTGA
- a CDS encoding ribonuclease H family protein translates to MLDSSSPASSEYIVATDGACKGNPGPAGWAWVGMDGEWAAGSVPEGTNNIGELLALLRALQHHADVPHLRVQADSKYAIDTYSSWMDGHRRRGWKTSTGAPTKNRDILELLIVARDARKAAGLPPVTLEHVRGHAGHVLNSWADNRAVRASHHAASGLTREWSTRTGQERIDVAALPPRSAEDKPAKRR, encoded by the coding sequence GTGCTCGACAGCTCCTCCCCCGCCTCATCCGAATACATCGTCGCAACCGACGGCGCCTGCAAGGGCAACCCCGGACCTGCGGGATGGGCGTGGGTCGGGATGGACGGCGAATGGGCGGCCGGCTCGGTGCCGGAGGGCACGAACAACATCGGTGAGCTGCTGGCTCTCCTCCGCGCGCTGCAGCACCATGCGGATGTGCCGCACCTGCGGGTGCAGGCCGACTCCAAGTACGCGATCGACACGTACTCGTCGTGGATGGACGGCCACCGCCGCCGCGGGTGGAAGACGTCGACCGGCGCGCCGACGAAGAACCGCGACATCCTCGAACTGCTGATCGTCGCCCGCGATGCGCGCAAGGCCGCCGGACTCCCGCCGGTGACGCTCGAGCACGTGCGCGGCCACGCCGGGCACGTGCTGAACTCGTGGGCCGACAACCGCGCCGTCCGCGCCTCGCACCATGCCGCATCCGGACTCACGCGCGAGTGGTCGACGCGTACCGGTCAGGAGCGCATCGACGTGGCGGCCCTGCCGCCGAGATCCGCGGAGGACAAGCCGGCCAAGCGCCGCTGA
- a CDS encoding SDR family NAD(P)-dependent oxidoreductase yields the protein MLPETPAAALSPSGIDPVDLEVTLRVLDGMAGLDETHPDFVAVRRATARMFKAVKKVRRREIREAIASADREVVAATATGAPDRIDDETRGIPISTATTAPTAGTLKKARGCYICKQPYTVVDAFYHQLCPSCAALSHAKRDARTDLTGKRALLTGGRAKIGMYIALRLLRDGAHTTITTRFPRDAVRRFSSLPDAPEWIDRLKIVGIDLRDPAQAIGLADDVASAGSLDILINNATQTVRRSPGAYQPLVDAELAPLPDGPLPELLTFGHTNDRHPQALERSVAGHPILAPAAARADELTEQAMAAGSSSLERLAAGTAIDAGGLVPDLDDVNSWTQRVGEVDPLEMLEVQLANTTAPFLLVSKLRPSLAASSARRTYVVNVSAMEGVFGRGYKGPGHPHTNMAKAAVNMLTRTSAREMFETDGILMTSVDTGWITDERPHPTKVRLAEEGFHAPLDLVDGAARVYDPIVRGEAGEDLFGVFLKDYAPGAW from the coding sequence GTGCTTCCCGAGACCCCTGCCGCTGCCCTGTCCCCGAGCGGAATCGATCCGGTGGATCTTGAGGTCACGCTCCGGGTCCTGGACGGGATGGCCGGGCTCGACGAGACCCACCCCGACTTCGTCGCCGTCCGGCGGGCGACGGCGCGGATGTTCAAGGCCGTGAAGAAGGTGCGCCGCCGGGAGATCCGGGAGGCGATCGCCAGCGCCGATCGGGAGGTCGTCGCCGCCACCGCCACGGGCGCGCCCGACCGTATCGACGACGAGACGCGCGGCATCCCGATCAGCACCGCCACCACGGCGCCCACCGCGGGCACCTTGAAGAAGGCGCGCGGGTGCTACATCTGCAAGCAGCCCTACACCGTGGTCGACGCGTTCTATCACCAGCTGTGCCCCTCGTGCGCGGCGCTGAGCCACGCGAAACGTGACGCGCGTACCGACCTCACCGGCAAACGGGCTCTGCTGACCGGCGGCCGGGCGAAGATCGGCATGTACATCGCGCTGCGCCTGCTGCGCGACGGCGCGCACACCACTATCACGACCCGGTTCCCGCGCGACGCGGTGCGCCGCTTCAGCAGCCTTCCGGATGCGCCGGAGTGGATCGATCGGCTCAAGATCGTGGGAATCGACCTGCGTGATCCGGCTCAGGCCATCGGACTCGCCGATGACGTGGCATCCGCCGGCAGTCTCGACATCTTGATCAACAACGCGACCCAGACGGTGCGGCGCTCACCCGGCGCCTATCAGCCGCTGGTGGACGCGGAGCTTGCGCCGCTGCCCGACGGGCCGCTCCCGGAGCTGCTGACGTTCGGTCACACCAACGACCGGCACCCGCAGGCGCTGGAGCGCTCCGTCGCCGGGCATCCGATCCTCGCCCCCGCGGCCGCTCGTGCGGACGAACTGACCGAGCAGGCGATGGCGGCGGGATCGAGCTCGCTCGAGCGGCTCGCCGCGGGAACTGCGATCGATGCCGGCGGGCTCGTTCCCGACCTCGACGACGTGAACTCCTGGACGCAGCGGGTCGGCGAGGTCGACCCCCTCGAGATGCTCGAGGTGCAGCTGGCGAACACCACCGCACCGTTCCTGCTGGTGTCCAAGCTCCGGCCCTCGCTCGCAGCCAGCAGCGCGCGACGCACCTACGTCGTGAACGTCAGCGCGATGGAGGGCGTGTTCGGCCGCGGCTACAAGGGTCCGGGGCATCCGCACACCAACATGGCCAAGGCGGCGGTGAACATGCTCACGCGCACGAGCGCCCGGGAGATGTTCGAGACCGACGGCATCCTCATGACCAGCGTCGACACCGGATGGATCACCGACGAGCGCCCCCACCCCACGAAGGTGCGTCTCGCGGAGGAGGGGTTCCATGCGCCCCTGGATCTCGTGGACGGCGCGGCGCGCGTCTACGACCCCATCGTGCGGGGCGAGGCGGGTGAAGACCTCTTCGGCGTCTTCCTGAAGGACTACGCCCCCGGCGCATGGTGA
- a CDS encoding NUDIX hydrolase, producing the protein MTSVLHPAPARRIHVSAAVIVDAEGRLLLVRKAGTTAFMQPGGKPEPGESPSETLSRELAEEVGVSVAPADLSSLGTFTAAAANEPGFVVVAEVFAADIGEQHPAVGAEIAELRWVGADDADGIDIAPLAREHFLPR; encoded by the coding sequence GTGACCTCCGTTCTCCACCCCGCTCCGGCACGCCGCATCCACGTCTCCGCGGCGGTCATCGTCGACGCGGAAGGGCGCCTGCTGCTCGTACGCAAGGCCGGGACGACGGCGTTCATGCAGCCGGGCGGCAAGCCCGAGCCCGGCGAGTCGCCGAGCGAGACCCTCAGCCGCGAGCTCGCCGAGGAAGTCGGCGTCTCCGTGGCGCCGGCCGACCTCTCCTCCCTCGGCACCTTCACCGCGGCAGCGGCGAACGAACCGGGTTTCGTCGTGGTGGCCGAGGTGTTCGCCGCCGACATCGGCGAGCAGCATCCGGCCGTGGGCGCCGAGATCGCCGAACTGCGCTGGGTGGGTGCCGATGACGCGGACGGCATCGACATCGCACCGCTGGCCCGCGAGCACTTCCTCCCCCGCTGA
- a CDS encoding winged helix-turn-helix transcriptional regulator has product MSDLAAALDVVGARWALLIVARLLDGPQRYGDLQRDLGVPTNILATRLRELEAAGVLSRLPLRHNTRAYALTERGLALREAIVALERWGGGQADE; this is encoded by the coding sequence GTGAGCGACCTCGCCGCGGCCCTCGACGTCGTCGGAGCGCGGTGGGCCCTGCTCATCGTGGCGCGGCTGCTCGACGGACCCCAGCGCTACGGCGACCTGCAGCGCGACCTCGGAGTGCCGACGAACATCCTCGCGACGCGCCTGCGCGAGCTCGAAGCGGCCGGCGTGCTGTCTCGCCTGCCGCTCCGGCACAACACGCGGGCCTATGCGCTGACCGAGCGCGGGCTTGCCCTCCGTGAGGCGATCGTCGCGCTGGAGCGCTGGGGCGGCGGCCAGGCGGACGAATAG
- a CDS encoding VOC family protein, with the protein MSLFITCPVESVERATAFYTALGWTLNTEMSDHNVSCFAIAPEQYVMLGSREMYASIGASEELVGGPDTPSKVTVSFDLDSSEAVDALVEHAGAAGGRIGDTDDYPFMYQRQFDDPDGYHYSPFWMKPNADATA; encoded by the coding sequence ATGAGCCTCTTCATCACCTGCCCGGTCGAGAGCGTCGAGCGCGCGACCGCCTTCTACACCGCCCTCGGCTGGACCCTCAACACCGAGATGTCCGACCACAATGTGTCGTGCTTCGCGATCGCGCCGGAGCAGTACGTCATGCTCGGCAGCCGCGAGATGTACGCGAGCATCGGCGCTTCCGAGGAACTGGTCGGCGGACCTGACACGCCCTCCAAGGTCACGGTCTCCTTCGACCTCGACAGCAGTGAGGCGGTCGACGCGCTCGTCGAGCACGCCGGCGCCGCGGGCGGGCGGATCGGCGACACCGACGACTACCCGTTCATGTACCAGCGCCAGTTCGACGACCCCGACGGCTACCACTACTCACCGTTCTGGATGAAGCCGAACGCCGACGCCACCGCGTGA
- a CDS encoding ArsR/SmtB family transcription factor, whose product MDVFECLADATRRRLLAALAHGEHTAGELAAREPISRPAVSRHLRVMRESGLIGVAAHGRERRYRLRAETLEPVQTYLAALRHPPVPESAFDALDLEVRRASRDQRRSDGPPDQAAGTPSIDTEEIA is encoded by the coding sequence GTGGACGTCTTCGAGTGTCTCGCCGACGCGACGCGTCGCCGGCTGCTCGCTGCGCTGGCACACGGCGAGCACACCGCCGGCGAGCTCGCCGCGCGGGAGCCGATCAGCCGCCCCGCCGTCAGCCGCCATCTCCGCGTGATGCGGGAATCAGGCCTCATCGGCGTCGCCGCCCACGGCCGTGAGCGGCGGTACCGCCTGCGTGCGGAGACGCTCGAACCGGTGCAGACGTATCTCGCGGCGCTGAGGCATCCGCCCGTGCCCGAGTCGGCGTTCGACGCCCTCGACCTCGAGGTGCGCCGGGCTTCGCGCGACCAACGCCGGTCCGACGGTCCGCCGGATCAAGCCGCGGGCACACCATCCATCGACACCGAGGAGATCGCATGA
- a CDS encoding SRPBCC family protein, with translation MSIPTPTGTVGEGPRGREVQFVRRYRATPDAVWAALTESDRLERWIGRWEGDPATGRVTFFMTAEGDEVEGEEVSIVECDGPTRFAADTRVGDRQWHLRFELEQEAGGVTVLTFAQMLSDDDVSSVGPGWEYYLDRLTAVMDGSDVDAVDFADYFPAMKDYYAALS, from the coding sequence ATGAGCATTCCCACTCCGACCGGGACGGTCGGCGAAGGTCCGCGGGGACGGGAGGTGCAGTTCGTCCGTCGATACCGCGCTACGCCGGATGCGGTGTGGGCCGCCCTCACCGAGTCCGATCGACTGGAGCGCTGGATCGGCCGGTGGGAGGGTGACCCCGCCACGGGCAGGGTCACCTTCTTCATGACGGCCGAGGGCGATGAGGTCGAAGGCGAGGAGGTGTCGATCGTGGAATGCGACGGGCCCACCCGCTTCGCCGCCGACACCCGCGTGGGCGACCGGCAGTGGCATCTCCGCTTCGAGCTGGAGCAGGAGGCGGGTGGCGTGACGGTGCTCACCTTCGCCCAGATGCTGTCCGATGACGACGTCTCGAGCGTCGGCCCGGGATGGGAGTACTACCTCGACCGCCTCACGGCCGTGATGGACGGGAGCGACGTCGATGCGGTCGACTTCGCGGACTACTTCCCCGCGATGAAGGACTACTACGCGGCACTTTCCTGA
- a CDS encoding SDR family oxidoreductase, which yields MKIVVVGGTGLVGARTTALLRSRGHDVIAAARSTGVDSYTGEGLDDALEGAEVIVDVSNSSYTDEAAAREFFYASTLNLLTFGAAHGVRHNVTLSVVNTDRLARAQGGYFQAKADQEKLITTSARPYTLVHATQFFEFVRSITDSAMHGGIARVADALVQPMAADDVAAAVAAAAEAEPCRGIVEHAGPEVFELRDLAVQEMRWRRDDREVVADPLGTYFGARLSRRDLLPGPGVHLAATRFEDWQQQGRLVGSR from the coding sequence ATGAAGATCGTCGTCGTCGGAGGCACGGGGTTGGTCGGCGCCCGCACAACGGCACTGCTCAGATCGCGGGGCCATGACGTGATCGCGGCAGCGCGGTCGACCGGGGTGGACTCGTACACCGGCGAAGGACTCGACGACGCGCTGGAGGGCGCAGAGGTGATCGTCGATGTATCCAACTCGTCGTACACCGATGAGGCCGCCGCCCGCGAGTTCTTCTACGCCTCGACCTTGAACCTGCTCACCTTCGGTGCTGCGCACGGAGTCCGTCACAACGTCACCCTGTCGGTCGTGAACACCGACAGGCTCGCGCGTGCTCAGGGCGGGTACTTCCAGGCGAAAGCCGATCAGGAGAAGCTCATCACGACGTCGGCGCGGCCGTACACACTGGTCCACGCGACGCAGTTCTTCGAGTTCGTCCGCAGCATCACCGACTCTGCCATGCACGGTGGAATCGCGCGGGTGGCCGACGCGCTCGTCCAGCCGATGGCCGCCGATGACGTCGCGGCGGCGGTGGCGGCCGCCGCGGAGGCCGAGCCGTGCCGCGGCATCGTCGAGCACGCCGGACCCGAGGTCTTCGAACTGCGCGATCTCGCCGTGCAGGAGATGAGGTGGCGGCGGGACGACCGCGAGGTGGTCGCCGATCCGCTGGGCACGTACTTCGGTGCCCGGCTGTCCCGTCGCGACCTCCTCCCCGGCCCGGGCGTGCACCTCGCTGCGACGCGGTTCGAGGACTGGCAGCAGCAGGGGCGCCTGGTCGGTTCGCGCTGA
- the sigJ gene encoding RNA polymerase sigma factor SigJ: MSTHVAGDDAVTVFDAERRRLFGIAYRILGSAPDAEDVVQETWIRWQNCDRGGIRNTAAFLTTVTTRLAINELRSAHAQRETYIGPWLPTPVDTSSDPTLGAERDEALSLAVLLLMERLTPAERAAFTLRQAFDYPYGQIAEILGVTSVHARQLVSRARTHLEAARVQSVDGERHRRLFRVFLAAARGGDRARLETLLAEDAVSYTDGGGAVHRTARRPIVGRDTLVRFLHGVSTWFWDDVEVELVEANGRESALLRREGSVFALLTIAAREEHVSHVLWVMAPDKLEPLRCAAA; encoded by the coding sequence ATGAGTACCCACGTCGCCGGCGACGACGCTGTGACGGTCTTCGACGCCGAACGACGAAGACTGTTCGGCATCGCCTACCGGATCCTCGGGTCCGCGCCCGACGCGGAGGACGTCGTCCAGGAGACCTGGATCCGCTGGCAGAACTGCGACCGTGGCGGGATCAGGAACACCGCGGCGTTTCTGACCACCGTGACCACGCGGCTGGCGATCAACGAACTGCGCAGCGCGCACGCGCAGCGGGAGACCTACATCGGCCCCTGGCTCCCGACTCCCGTCGACACCTCGAGCGATCCGACGCTCGGGGCCGAGCGCGACGAGGCGCTGAGCCTCGCCGTCCTGCTCCTCATGGAGCGGCTCACGCCGGCCGAACGTGCGGCTTTCACCCTGCGCCAGGCCTTCGACTACCCCTATGGGCAGATCGCGGAGATCCTGGGCGTCACCAGCGTCCACGCCCGTCAGCTGGTGAGCCGCGCGCGCACACACCTGGAGGCAGCGCGCGTGCAGAGCGTCGACGGTGAGAGACACCGCCGCCTGTTCCGGGTGTTCCTCGCCGCCGCCCGCGGCGGCGATCGTGCACGTCTGGAGACCCTGCTGGCCGAGGATGCGGTGAGCTACACCGACGGCGGGGGCGCAGTGCACCGCACCGCGCGCCGGCCGATCGTCGGCCGGGACACGCTGGTGCGCTTCCTCCACGGGGTGTCCACATGGTTTTGGGACGACGTGGAGGTGGAACTCGTCGAGGCCAACGGCCGGGAGTCGGCCCTTCTTCGCCGTGAGGGGTCGGTGTTCGCGCTCCTCACGATCGCGGCGCGGGAGGAGCATGTGTCGCATGTCCTGTGGGTCATGGCGCCGGACAAGCTGGAACCACTGCGCTGCGCGGCCGCGTGA
- a CDS encoding SDR family oxidoreductase → MAKIVVIGGTGLIGSKVVAKLREHGHEAVAAAPSTGVDSLTGEGLSEAMAGSQVVVDVSNSPSFEENAVMEFFTTSTTNLLAAEAAAGVGHHVALTIVGTDRPQSIPYFRAKSAQEKLIRDSGIPYSLVHATQFFEFLGAIADISMDGDQTVHLPGALMQPIAAEDVATAVARTAAGAPVNGDIEIAGPEQFTMDEFVRRGLAFRNDPRHVVQDPDATYYGAHIEERTLVPVDGAQIFATRLDEWLPANPPRR, encoded by the coding sequence ATGGCAAAGATCGTGGTCATCGGCGGCACGGGTCTGATCGGCTCGAAGGTCGTCGCGAAGCTCAGGGAGCACGGGCATGAGGCCGTGGCTGCGGCGCCCAGCACCGGCGTGGACAGTCTGACCGGAGAGGGATTGTCCGAGGCCATGGCCGGCTCCCAGGTCGTCGTGGACGTCTCCAACTCGCCCTCCTTCGAGGAGAACGCCGTGATGGAGTTCTTCACCACGTCGACCACCAACCTCCTCGCGGCCGAAGCGGCGGCGGGCGTCGGTCACCACGTCGCTCTCACGATCGTCGGCACCGACCGTCCGCAGAGCATTCCCTACTTCCGCGCGAAGAGCGCGCAGGAGAAGCTCATCCGAGACTCGGGGATCCCGTACTCCCTCGTGCACGCCACCCAGTTCTTCGAGTTCCTGGGAGCCATCGCCGACATCTCGATGGACGGCGACCAGACCGTGCACCTGCCCGGCGCACTCATGCAGCCGATCGCTGCGGAGGATGTCGCGACGGCGGTGGCGCGCACTGCGGCGGGCGCACCGGTCAACGGCGACATCGAGATCGCCGGCCCCGAGCAGTTCACGATGGACGAGTTCGTGCGCCGGGGCCTGGCCTTCCGTAACGACCCGCGCCACGTGGTGCAGGATCCGGACGCGACGTACTACGGGGCGCACATCGAGGAGCGGACCCTCGTACCCGTGGACGGAGCGCAGATCTTCGCCACGCGTCTGGACGAGTGGCTGCCCGCCAACCCGCCCCGTCGGTAG
- a CDS encoding RNA polymerase sigma-70 factor, with translation MTDPRTPTEVFGAERRRLFGIAYRMLGTVADAEDILQEVWIRWEHSDQGAVREPAAFLTTVTTRLCINEMQSARARRETYIGPWLPEPVNTEDDPALGAERGEALQFAVLLLLENLTPTERAAYVLREALDYPYDKIAEIVRSSVTSARQLVSRARRHLAEGRRTPAPAPDQRRLLEAFLTAARGGDVSALEELFIEDVVSYTDGNGVKLAARIPMHGRGRVAKFVAAFSSHFWTGKTIGWVQVNGQPAATLSEGGEVTTIVTITSAADGIAQLLWVMSPDKLRHVVPAGG, from the coding sequence ATGACCGACCCGCGCACGCCGACAGAGGTCTTCGGCGCCGAGCGACGGCGGCTCTTCGGTATCGCCTATCGGATGCTGGGGACCGTCGCGGATGCGGAGGACATCCTGCAGGAGGTGTGGATCCGGTGGGAGCACAGCGACCAGGGCGCGGTGCGGGAACCTGCCGCCTTTCTCACGACGGTGACCACCCGGCTCTGCATCAACGAGATGCAGTCCGCGCGCGCTCGGCGGGAGACCTACATCGGCCCGTGGCTTCCCGAGCCGGTCAACACCGAAGACGACCCCGCGCTCGGCGCCGAGCGCGGGGAGGCCCTGCAGTTCGCAGTGCTTCTGCTGCTCGAGAATCTGACCCCGACCGAGCGGGCGGCGTACGTGCTGCGGGAAGCCCTGGACTACCCGTACGACAAGATCGCGGAGATCGTCCGATCAAGCGTCACGAGCGCGCGTCAGCTCGTCAGCCGCGCTCGCCGCCACCTGGCCGAGGGTCGGCGCACCCCTGCACCCGCTCCGGATCAGCGACGACTCCTCGAAGCCTTCCTCACGGCCGCGCGAGGGGGCGACGTCTCGGCCCTGGAGGAGCTGTTCATCGAGGACGTCGTCAGCTACACCGACGGCAATGGCGTCAAGCTCGCCGCGCGCATTCCCATGCACGGCCGCGGACGCGTGGCGAAGTTCGTCGCGGCGTTCTCGAGTCATTTCTGGACGGGCAAGACGATCGGCTGGGTGCAGGTCAACGGCCAGCCCGCCGCGACGCTTTCCGAGGGGGGAGAGGTCACCACGATCGTCACGATCACGTCGGCCGCCGACGGCATCGCGCAGCTTCTCTGGGTGATGAGCCCTGACAAGCTGCGACACGTCGTTCCGGCGGGGGGATGA
- a CDS encoding alpha/beta hydrolase has product MPEPVLEPDAQAFADAAATPPRLADLGVDGARALLDSVQAEPVDKPAIDEEWITVPADVGDVRVRVVTPPGAHEPLPVLLYVHGGGWVLGNAGTHDRLVRELAVGADAAVVFVEYDRSPEARYPVAIEQAYATARWIVRHGKERGLDAGRLAVAGDSVGGNMAAALAILARRRGDVSFIHQSLYYPVTDAAQNTESYREFADGPHLTAKAMAWFWDCYLPDTSRRGEPTASPLRAGAEELAGLPETLLIVDENDVLRDEGEAYGRKLIQAGVRTTLVRYDATLHDFMMLNPVRRTAASTAAIDQAVSALRTAFASR; this is encoded by the coding sequence ATGCCCGAACCCGTCCTGGAACCCGACGCCCAGGCGTTCGCGGACGCCGCCGCCACGCCTCCCCGCCTCGCCGACCTCGGCGTCGACGGCGCGCGCGCCCTGCTCGACAGCGTGCAGGCCGAACCCGTCGACAAGCCCGCCATCGACGAGGAATGGATCACCGTGCCCGCCGACGTCGGGGACGTGCGCGTACGCGTCGTCACGCCTCCCGGAGCGCACGAGCCCCTCCCCGTCCTGCTGTACGTGCACGGGGGCGGGTGGGTGCTCGGCAACGCCGGCACGCACGACCGCCTCGTGCGCGAGCTCGCGGTCGGAGCGGACGCGGCCGTCGTCTTCGTCGAGTACGACCGCTCCCCCGAGGCGCGCTACCCCGTCGCCATCGAGCAGGCCTACGCCACCGCACGCTGGATCGTCCGCCACGGGAAGGAGCGGGGCCTGGATGCAGGCCGCCTCGCCGTCGCCGGCGATTCGGTCGGGGGCAACATGGCTGCCGCGCTCGCCATCCTCGCCCGCAGGCGCGGTGATGTGTCGTTCATCCATCAGTCGCTCTACTACCCGGTCACGGATGCCGCGCAGAACACCGAGAGCTACCGCGAATTCGCCGACGGCCCGCACCTCACGGCGAAGGCCATGGCGTGGTTCTGGGACTGCTACCTCCCCGACACTTCGCGCCGTGGAGAGCCCACGGCCTCCCCGCTGCGAGCCGGAGCTGAAGAGCTCGCCGGGCTCCCGGAGACGCTGCTCATCGTCGACGAGAACGACGTCCTGCGCGACGAGGGCGAAGCCTACGGGCGGAAGCTCATCCAGGCGGGCGTCCGCACCACCCTCGTCCGCTACGACGCCACCCTGCACGACTTCATGATGCTCAACCCGGTGCGCCGCACCGCCGCGAGCACGGCCGCGATCGATCAGGCCGTCTCCGCCCTGCGCACGGCATTCGCCTCGCGCTGA
- a CDS encoding alpha/beta fold hydrolase, translating to MTDPQPTVVLVHGAFAESASWNDVIAQLLGHGLAVVAVANPLRSLAGDAAYVRDVIASIGGPVILVGHSYAGMVITEAASRNDVVVALVYVAAFVPDTGQSAFELSASEPGSTLGDALNAYPVHSGGDEFVIRQDIFAQQFAADVPPAQATLMAATQRPVTQAALTEGLPTDRPAWRDIPSWHVFGELDRNIPAAVHRAGAARAGARETREIAGASHAVSVSQPTAVADTIAAASSASLTARVAAATV from the coding sequence ATGACCGATCCCCAGCCCACCGTCGTCCTCGTCCACGGCGCCTTCGCCGAGTCGGCGTCGTGGAACGACGTCATCGCACAGCTGCTGGGTCACGGCCTCGCCGTCGTCGCCGTGGCCAACCCGCTGCGGAGCCTCGCCGGCGACGCGGCCTACGTCCGCGACGTCATCGCCTCCATCGGCGGACCCGTCATCCTCGTGGGCCACTCCTACGCCGGGATGGTGATCACCGAGGCGGCTTCGCGCAACGACGTCGTCGTGGCGCTGGTGTACGTCGCCGCGTTCGTGCCCGATACCGGGCAGAGCGCCTTCGAGCTGTCGGCGAGCGAGCCGGGGAGCACCCTGGGCGACGCGCTGAACGCGTATCCCGTGCACAGCGGCGGTGACGAGTTCGTCATCCGGCAGGACATCTTCGCCCAGCAGTTCGCCGCCGATGTGCCGCCGGCGCAGGCGACGCTGATGGCGGCGACGCAGCGGCCGGTGACGCAGGCCGCCCTCACCGAGGGCCTCCCGACCGATCGGCCCGCGTGGCGGGACATCCCGTCCTGGCACGTCTTCGGCGAGCTGGACCGGAACATCCCCGCCGCCGTGCATCGCGCGGGAGCAGCACGCGCCGGTGCCCGTGAAACACGCGAGATCGCCGGCGCGTCGCATGCCGTCTCGGTGTCTCAGCCCACGGCCGTTGCCGACACCATCGCCGCCGCGAGCAGCGCCTCCCTCACCGCTCGCGTGGCAGCGGCGACCGTCTGA